The proteins below come from a single Mesobacillus jeotgali genomic window:
- a CDS encoding peroxiredoxin-like family protein, with protein sequence MCREYLAQLRERITEVESTGYQVIAVAPSKGSFIKQFVDQFGPFPFPILGDPSRQAYRGMGHKTMPKWKLLVKAGFGFVTGQVKNFIPKDEKQKAFVMKSMKTQDVYIQGGTWLYSADGKLLWKHIDESPEDHAKIDEVLTQMKKR encoded by the coding sequence ATCTGCCGGGAATATCTTGCGCAGTTGCGCGAGCGAATAACTGAAGTTGAATCCACAGGCTACCAGGTCATTGCTGTCGCCCCTTCAAAAGGGTCTTTTATCAAGCAGTTCGTTGACCAGTTCGGCCCATTTCCTTTTCCGATTTTAGGTGATCCTTCGCGACAAGCGTATCGCGGAATGGGCCATAAAACGATGCCAAAATGGAAGCTGCTTGTGAAAGCCGGCTTCGGATTTGTGACTGGCCAGGTCAAGAATTTTATCCCTAAAGATGAAAAACAAAAAGCATTCGTCATGAAATCGATGAAAACACAGGACGTCTACATCCAGGGAGGAACCTGGCTTTATTCAGCTGACGGTAAACTCTTGTGGAAGCATATCGATGAATCACCTGAGGACCACGCAAAAATTGATGAAGTTTTGACGCAAATGAAAAAACGCTGA
- a CDS encoding CBO0543 family protein has product MVNTIYGLIWAGILIKWGDWKNWRKYYPTVLFFILGDFLYMYLLSDHYPMWKYSPSPGDNDMGITNTHISFSIMAIKYPATCLAYLAHFPTHGLWKKVLYYLAWVIVYFANELVDIHFQLIKYFNGWNLWWSALFNSVMFLILKLHFHNPLFAWIASAVFVLFLWNQFDVPSTVFR; this is encoded by the coding sequence ATGGTCAATACAATTTATGGGTTAATTTGGGCAGGGATATTAATAAAATGGGGAGACTGGAAGAATTGGAGGAAGTACTATCCGACCGTTCTCTTCTTTATCCTTGGCGATTTTCTCTACATGTACTTATTGTCGGATCATTATCCAATGTGGAAGTATTCTCCATCACCTGGTGACAATGATATGGGGATCACCAATACGCATATTTCTTTTTCCATTATGGCGATTAAATATCCGGCGACATGCCTGGCGTATTTAGCTCATTTTCCAACTCATGGTCTTTGGAAAAAGGTCCTTTATTATCTGGCATGGGTGATTGTCTATTTTGCGAATGAGCTGGTGGATATTCATTTTCAGTTGATCAAATATTTTAATGGCTGGAATCTCTGGTGGTCAGCGCTGTTCAATTCGGTTATGTTTCTCATCTTAAAACTGCATTTCCATAACCCGCTGTTTGCCTGGATTGCCTCTGCTGTTTTTGTTTTGTTTTTATGGAACCAGTTCGATGTGCCGTCAACAGTCTTTCGTTAA
- a CDS encoding DUF2269 family protein: MTLYGGLVLVHVIAAVVGLGASFGMPVVAKFGAKSVTNAKVCFEINKKIEMFAKVGSLTLLASGILMAIVNPVLWSQGWFIGSLIIYVLIQPVVAAMLPKTIEKQVDIVMNNGDGELPAEYHQLDKKAAKLNGIAHVAAVVLIVLMSTKPF; this comes from the coding sequence ATGACTTTATATGGAGGGTTGGTTTTAGTTCATGTAATTGCAGCCGTTGTTGGTTTAGGAGCGAGCTTTGGAATGCCTGTAGTCGCCAAGTTTGGTGCTAAGTCAGTAACGAACGCAAAAGTGTGTTTTGAGATTAATAAGAAAATAGAGATGTTTGCAAAGGTTGGTTCGCTTACCTTGTTAGCGAGCGGAATTTTGATGGCCATCGTCAATCCGGTGCTTTGGTCACAGGGATGGTTCATCGGTTCATTGATTATATACGTACTGATTCAGCCTGTTGTCGCAGCAATGCTGCCAAAAACAATCGAAAAGCAAGTAGACATCGTGATGAACAACGGTGACGGTGAACTGCCAGCCGAATATCATCAGTTGGATAAAAAAGCTGCCAAGCTGAACGGCATCGCACATGTCGCAGCTGTAGTGCTCATCGTGCTAATGTCAACAAAACCTTTCTAG
- a CDS encoding CBO0543 family protein, which translates to MKRKTEENTLRALLAFGILAFYRLVRKPPVRDWLLIFFLKSYIASILDNLLVKKGYLKYPVSLFKTFDVSVIFSYLIFPVVCVYFNQVTRHSGIISILLKSLLFSAPSAAAEYWLERNTKLIKYKKNWTSIHSFVSIASTFLLVRLVMGLIRKVANK; encoded by the coding sequence ATGAAGAGGAAAACAGAAGAAAACACACTGAGAGCCCTGCTAGCCTTCGGCATCCTGGCGTTTTACAGACTGGTTAGAAAACCGCCTGTCAGAGACTGGCTGCTCATCTTCTTTTTGAAAAGCTATATCGCCTCCATCCTCGATAATTTGCTCGTCAAGAAAGGGTATCTGAAATACCCAGTTTCCTTATTTAAGACCTTTGATGTCAGCGTCATTTTCAGCTATTTGATTTTTCCGGTTGTATGCGTTTATTTTAATCAGGTTACCAGGCACTCGGGTATTATTTCTATTTTACTCAAATCCCTATTGTTCTCAGCCCCATCCGCCGCTGCCGAGTATTGGCTTGAACGGAACACGAAGCTGATCAAATATAAGAAGAATTGGACTTCAATCCATAGCTTCGTTTCCATTGCCTCTACCTTCCTCCTTGTGCGTCTGGTCATGGGATTGATCCGGAAGGTTGCCAATAAGTAA
- a CDS encoding TspO/MBR family protein, with protein sequence MNVISVNGKIDKAKLAKELLIPVVGGMVTGMIATRRAKEKYSKLEKPDYAPPSWVFPVMWTGLYASMGLANYRVSMKKKPTATAETLYDIQLGLNFLWSFLFFKWNLRGTAFAEIGLLLGMITLTTYQYYQKDKIAGRLMLPYIAWVAYALQLNYSMWDLNKKKM encoded by the coding sequence ATGAATGTTATAAGCGTGAATGGAAAAATAGATAAAGCCAAGCTCGCCAAGGAGCTGCTGATTCCCGTTGTCGGAGGGATGGTGACGGGGATGATTGCGACGCGGCGAGCGAAGGAGAAGTACAGCAAGCTGGAGAAGCCGGACTATGCGCCGCCTTCATGGGTGTTTCCTGTTATGTGGACGGGCTTGTATGCGTCGATGGGGCTTGCGAATTACCGGGTTTCGATGAAAAAGAAACCTACCGCCACCGCGGAAACTCTCTATGATATCCAGCTTGGATTGAACTTTCTCTGGTCGTTCTTATTTTTTAAATGGAATCTTCGAGGAACGGCATTTGCGGAAATCGGCCTGCTGCTGGGCATGATCACGTTGACGACTTACCAGTACTATCAAAAGGATAAAATCGCCGGGCGGTTGATGCTGCCGTATATTGCCTGGGTCGCTTATGCACTTCAGCTTAACTACAGCATGTGGGATTTAAATAAAAAGAAAATGTAA
- a CDS encoding PstS family phosphate ABC transporter substrate-binding protein, which produces MKSFKKLAMFTMLAGVMAFGTACSDGESNAEATNGSNETETQLEGSVVIDGSGTVYPFMAKMAENYMDKQEDVSVEVSRSGTSAGFKKFLVEDGTDYNDASRQIKDEEKAKAEELGIDVKEMKVALDGLTIVINKDNDWAKELTKEEIIDIFLAEGGKKKWSDVRPDFPAEAINTYGPNENHGTYEFMFENILDEKDLVENINLQQDYSTLVDLVSKDKNAIGFFGYGYYANNKDKLAAVKVDFGNGPVEPSLETIKEDGDYGPFTRPVFTYLNVNMAKEKVQVLDYAIYTMENAQDVAAETGFAPLTDEDIQATLAELQELK; this is translated from the coding sequence ATGAAGAGTTTTAAAAAGTTAGCGATGTTTACGATGCTTGCTGGTGTAATGGCTTTCGGAACGGCTTGTTCGGACGGAGAAAGCAACGCGGAAGCGACAAATGGTTCTAATGAAACTGAAACTCAACTTGAAGGCAGCGTTGTGATCGACGGTTCTGGAACAGTCTATCCATTCATGGCAAAAATGGCTGAGAACTATATGGATAAGCAGGAAGATGTATCTGTAGAAGTTAGCCGCTCCGGGACTTCCGCTGGTTTCAAGAAATTCCTCGTTGAAGACGGTACAGACTACAATGATGCATCACGCCAGATCAAAGACGAAGAAAAGGCAAAAGCTGAAGAGCTTGGCATTGATGTGAAAGAAATGAAAGTCGCTTTGGATGGCCTGACAATTGTCATCAATAAGGACAATGACTGGGCAAAAGAACTGACGAAAGAAGAAATCATCGACATCTTCCTGGCTGAAGGCGGCAAAAAGAAATGGTCTGATGTTCGTCCGGACTTTCCAGCTGAAGCTATTAACACATACGGCCCTAATGAAAACCATGGAACATATGAATTCATGTTTGAGAACATTCTTGATGAAAAAGATCTTGTTGAAAACATCAACCTGCAGCAGGATTACTCTACACTGGTTGACCTCGTTTCAAAGGATAAGAATGCGATCGGCTTTTTCGGATATGGCTATTATGCGAACAACAAAGATAAATTAGCAGCAGTAAAAGTTGATTTCGGTAACGGCCCTGTTGAACCTTCTCTTGAAACCATCAAGGAAGATGGCGACTACGGTCCATTCACACGCCCGGTGTTCACATACCTGAACGTCAACATGGCTAAAGAGAAGGTCCAAGTACTTGATTACGCCATCTACACGATGGAAAATGCCCAGGATGTTGCTGCTGAAACAGGCTTTGCACCATTGACAGATGAAGACATTCAGGCAACATTGGCTGAACTGCAAGAATTGAAATAA